The following proteins are encoded in a genomic region of Alistipes shahii WAL 8301:
- a CDS encoding class II fructose-bisphosphate aldolase, with protein sequence MVSYKDLGLVNTREMFAKAIKGGYAVPAFNFNNMEQLQAIVMAAAETKSPVILQVSKGARNYANQTLLRYMAEGAVEYAKELGWAKPQIVLHLDHGDSFELCKSCVDMGFSSVMIDGSALPYDENVALTKRVVEYAHQHDVTVEGELGVLAGVEDEVASEVSHYTKPEEVVDFVTKTGVDSLAISIGTSHGAYKFTPEQCTVDPKTGRLVPPPLAFDVLAAIEKELPGFPIVLHGSSSVPQEEVETINKYGGALKAAVGIPEEELRQAAKSAVCKINIDSDSRLAMTAAIREVFATKPAEFDPRKYLGPARDNMKKLYIHKIKEVLGSDGKAE encoded by the coding sequence ATGGTATCGTACAAAGATCTGGGTCTTGTGAACACGCGCGAGATGTTCGCCAAGGCCATCAAAGGAGGTTACGCCGTTCCGGCATTCAACTTCAACAACATGGAGCAGCTCCAGGCTATCGTCATGGCTGCCGCCGAGACCAAGTCGCCCGTCATCCTCCAGGTATCGAAGGGTGCGCGCAACTACGCCAACCAGACCCTGCTGCGCTACATGGCCGAAGGAGCCGTGGAGTACGCCAAGGAACTGGGCTGGGCCAAACCCCAGATCGTACTGCACCTCGACCACGGAGATTCGTTCGAACTGTGCAAGAGCTGCGTGGACATGGGATTCTCGTCGGTGATGATCGACGGCTCGGCGCTCCCCTACGACGAGAACGTCGCCCTGACGAAGCGGGTCGTGGAGTACGCTCACCAGCACGACGTGACGGTCGAAGGCGAACTGGGCGTGCTGGCCGGCGTCGAGGACGAGGTAGCTTCCGAAGTCAGCCACTACACCAAGCCCGAAGAGGTCGTTGACTTCGTGACCAAGACGGGCGTCGATTCGCTGGCCATCTCGATCGGCACCTCGCACGGAGCCTACAAGTTCACCCCCGAGCAGTGCACCGTAGATCCCAAGACGGGCCGTCTGGTTCCGCCTCCCCTGGCTTTCGACGTACTGGCCGCCATCGAGAAGGAGCTTCCGGGCTTCCCCATCGTGCTGCACGGTTCGTCGTCGGTTCCCCAGGAGGAAGTCGAGACGATCAACAAGTACGGCGGTGCGCTGAAGGCTGCCGTGGGCATTCCCGAGGAGGAGCTTCGCCAGGCCGCCAAGAGCGCCGTCTGCAAGATCAACATCGACTCCGACTCGCGTCTGGCCATGACCGCCGCCATCCGCGAGGTCTTCGCCACCAAACCCGCCGAGTTCGACCCCCGCAAGTACCTGGGTCCCGCCCGCGACAACATGAAGAAGCTCTACATCCACAAGATCAAGGAGGTTCTCGGTTCGGACGGCAAAGCCGAATAA
- a CDS encoding fumarate hydratase: MADFIYQEPFPVGEDKTKYRLLMKEYVKVVECDGRKILKVDPKGLELLSKEAYADVSFYLRAAHLQKLRNILEDPEATDNDKFVAYTMLLNQTVSAEGELPTCQDTGTAICIGHKGEDVWTGADDAECIARGVYETYKDRNLRYSQVVPFTMTDEKNSGTNLPAQIDIYGGKPGMEYEFLFITKGGGSANKTFLYQQTKALLNEESLTKFIQQHIFDLGTSACPPYHLAICIGGTSAEMCLSTVKKASAGYLDELPTSGNEGGRCFRDLEWEEKVLKICRESGVGAQFGGKYLVHDVRVIRAPRHAASCPVAIGVSCSADRNIKAKITPEGIFLEELEKNPARFLPAEAPSMSPAVDIDLDEGMDKVRAILTKYPIKTRLNLRGTLIVARDIAHARIKQMLDEGKPMPEYFKKHPVYYAGPAKTPQGMASGSFGPTTAGRMDPYVDLFQSQGGSLVMVAKGNRSQQVTDACRKHGGFYLGSIGGPAAILAKNSIKSVEVVDFPELGMEAVRKIYVENFPAFIIVDDKGNDFFADFKH, from the coding sequence ATGGCAGATTTCATCTATCAGGAGCCGTTCCCCGTGGGGGAAGACAAAACCAAGTACCGTCTTTTGATGAAGGAGTACGTGAAGGTCGTGGAGTGCGACGGACGCAAGATCCTCAAGGTCGATCCCAAGGGCCTCGAACTGCTTTCGAAGGAGGCTTATGCCGACGTGTCGTTCTACCTGCGCGCCGCGCATCTCCAGAAACTGCGCAACATTCTCGAAGACCCCGAAGCCACCGACAACGACAAGTTCGTGGCCTACACGATGCTGCTGAACCAGACCGTCTCGGCCGAAGGCGAACTGCCCACCTGCCAGGACACCGGCACGGCCATCTGCATCGGCCACAAGGGCGAGGATGTCTGGACGGGGGCCGACGACGCCGAGTGCATCGCCCGGGGCGTTTACGAGACCTACAAGGACCGCAACCTGCGCTATTCGCAGGTCGTGCCCTTTACGATGACCGACGAGAAGAACTCGGGCACGAACCTTCCCGCGCAGATCGACATCTACGGCGGCAAGCCCGGCATGGAGTACGAGTTCCTCTTCATCACCAAGGGCGGCGGCTCGGCCAACAAGACTTTCCTCTACCAGCAGACCAAGGCGTTGCTGAACGAGGAGTCGCTCACGAAATTCATCCAACAGCATATCTTCGACCTCGGCACGTCGGCCTGCCCGCCCTACCACCTGGCCATCTGCATCGGCGGCACGTCGGCCGAGATGTGCCTTTCGACGGTGAAGAAGGCTTCGGCCGGCTACCTCGACGAGCTGCCCACCTCGGGCAACGAGGGCGGCCGCTGCTTCCGCGACCTGGAATGGGAGGAGAAGGTGCTGAAAATCTGCCGCGAGAGCGGCGTCGGCGCCCAGTTCGGCGGCAAGTATCTCGTGCACGACGTGCGGGTGATCCGCGCTCCGCGCCATGCGGCTTCGTGCCCCGTGGCCATCGGCGTGAGCTGCTCGGCCGACCGCAACATCAAGGCCAAGATCACGCCCGAGGGCATCTTCCTCGAAGAGCTGGAGAAGAATCCCGCGCGCTTCCTGCCGGCCGAGGCTCCCTCGATGTCCCCGGCCGTGGACATCGACCTCGACGAGGGCATGGACAAGGTGCGTGCGATCCTCACGAAATACCCGATCAAGACGCGCCTGAATCTGCGCGGCACGCTGATCGTCGCCCGCGACATCGCCCACGCCCGCATCAAGCAGATGCTCGACGAGGGCAAGCCGATGCCCGAATACTTCAAGAAGCATCCGGTTTACTACGCCGGTCCGGCCAAGACGCCGCAGGGCATGGCTTCGGGTTCGTTCGGCCCCACGACGGCCGGGCGCATGGACCCCTACGTCGACCTGTTCCAGTCGCAGGGCGGTTCGCTGGTGATGGTGGCCAAGGGCAACCGCTCGCAGCAGGTGACCGACGCCTGCCGCAAACACGGCGGTTTCTACCTCGGTTCGATCGGCGGCCCGGCAGCGATCCTGGCGAAGAACTCCATCAAGTCGGTCGAGGTCGTGGACTTCCCCGAACTGGGCATGGAGGCCGTGCGCAAGATCTATGTCGAGAACTTCCCGGCGTTCATCATCGTCGATGACAAGGGGAACGACTTTTTCGCCGATTTCAAGCATTAA
- a CDS encoding BatD family protein — MRDFVAKISLTALFVLTIFSASAAEKVTFEANSPLTVAVGEAFRVEFALNAKPDGDTFKAPSFEGFDVLAGPAISQGSSVQIVNGSMTKSVSYTYTFVLLPQAAGNVTIGAAEVKVDGSSYRTRPLPIEIVNEGEGSRAQQQQGGSNRADDTQADAQSRIGKDDILLRAVVSRSSVYKNEPLHVAFKLYTRVPYVNIVPESAPSFNGFWSQDLSDPNSARVGRETYAGKVYETRVLYDYLLYPQQVGSLTIDPVDMTVVAQVVVQSRHADPFFGGGREVFNVPRKVQSQRATVQVKALPAGAPASFSGAVGNFTMDTQFPSERIAANSGATVTVKISGTGNLTFVQAPKLPLPTSFEQYNVKTTESINTSASGISGYRQFEYPFIARAEGAYDLEPIEFTYFDPQRVQYVTLKSKPLTLEITPDARGGGDAVVMQGRGMSKEEVKMLGQDIRFIKLGGAQLRSERVPFIFSAAYWILLLGVLALFTMIYVALRKQIRESQNVALVRGKRANKVAVQRFRAAKRYMEEQNRHAFYEEMLRALWGYMSDKFNIPVANLTKENVREELHKRGVSSEDSQRFTDIITRCDEAQYSPVESARMNDVYSEGVNLISRIESVIKR, encoded by the coding sequence ATGAGAGACTTTGTTGCAAAAATATCCCTGACAGCACTCTTCGTGCTGACGATCTTCTCGGCATCCGCTGCCGAGAAGGTCACTTTTGAAGCCAACTCGCCGCTGACGGTCGCCGTCGGCGAGGCGTTCCGCGTGGAATTCGCCCTGAACGCCAAACCCGACGGGGATACTTTCAAGGCGCCTTCGTTCGAGGGATTCGACGTGCTGGCGGGACCTGCCATCTCGCAGGGGTCGTCGGTCCAGATCGTCAACGGCTCGATGACCAAGAGCGTCAGCTATACCTACACTTTCGTGCTGCTGCCGCAGGCCGCGGGCAACGTGACCATCGGCGCCGCGGAGGTCAAGGTCGACGGCTCGTCCTACCGGACCCGGCCGCTGCCCATCGAGATCGTGAACGAGGGCGAAGGCTCCCGGGCGCAACAGCAGCAGGGCGGTTCGAACCGTGCGGACGATACGCAGGCCGATGCCCAGAGCCGGATCGGCAAGGACGATATTCTGCTCCGGGCCGTCGTGTCGCGCTCGTCGGTCTACAAGAACGAACCCCTGCACGTGGCTTTCAAGCTCTATACGCGGGTTCCTTATGTCAACATCGTTCCCGAGTCGGCTCCGTCGTTCAACGGTTTCTGGTCGCAGGACCTCTCCGATCCCAATTCGGCCCGCGTGGGGCGCGAGACCTATGCCGGGAAGGTGTACGAGACGCGTGTGCTGTACGACTACCTGCTCTATCCGCAGCAGGTCGGCTCGCTCACGATCGACCCCGTGGACATGACCGTCGTGGCGCAGGTCGTGGTGCAGAGCCGCCATGCCGATCCCTTCTTCGGGGGCGGCCGCGAGGTGTTCAACGTTCCGCGCAAGGTGCAGAGCCAGCGGGCCACGGTCCAAGTGAAAGCGCTTCCGGCAGGTGCTCCGGCCAGCTTCAGCGGCGCTGTGGGCAATTTCACGATGGACACCCAGTTCCCTTCGGAACGGATCGCGGCCAATTCGGGCGCGACGGTCACGGTGAAGATTTCCGGCACGGGCAACCTCACCTTCGTACAGGCCCCGAAACTGCCGCTGCCCACTTCCTTCGAGCAGTATAACGTCAAGACCACCGAGTCGATCAACACGTCGGCCTCGGGCATCTCCGGCTACCGCCAGTTCGAATATCCCTTCATCGCACGGGCCGAGGGCGCTTACGACCTCGAACCCATCGAGTTCACCTACTTCGACCCCCAGCGGGTGCAGTACGTGACGCTGAAATCGAAGCCGCTGACGCTCGAAATCACGCCCGATGCCCGCGGCGGAGGCGATGCGGTGGTGATGCAGGGGCGCGGCATGTCGAAGGAGGAGGTGAAGATGCTGGGCCAGGACATCCGCTTCATCAAGCTGGGCGGGGCGCAGCTGCGCTCCGAGCGCGTGCCGTTCATCTTCAGCGCCGCCTACTGGATTCTTCTGTTAGGTGTGCTGGCGCTTTTCACGATGATCTACGTGGCGCTGCGCAAGCAGATCCGCGAATCGCAGAACGTCGCCCTCGTGCGGGGCAAGCGGGCCAACAAGGTCGCCGTGCAGCGGTTCCGCGCCGCGAAGCGGTATATGGAGGAGCAGAACCGGCATGCCTTCTACGAGGAGATGCTCCGCGCGCTGTGGGGGTACATGAGCGACAAGTTCAACATCCCGGTGGCCAACCTCACCAAGGAGAATGTCCGCGAGGAGCTGCACAAACGGGGCGTTTCGTCCGAGGACTCGCAGCGTTTCACGGACATCATCACCCGGTGCGACGAGGCGCAGTATTCGCCCGTCGAGTCGGCCCGCATGAACGACGTCTATTCCGAGGGCGTGAACCTGATCTCGCGCATCGAATCGGTGATAAAACGATAG
- a CDS encoding tetratricopeptide repeat protein has protein sequence MKRLTLFLILLSGMLCAHAQEGADTLAQPAVTAAPEPAAEASPEQLWDRANTAYINGDFHAAAEFYEQILARGLSSMKLYYNLANACFKEGRLGKSILFYHRALRLAPGNDDIRYNLSVAEARTKDNIEQIPEFFFTEWMRGVRRLMSCTAWSVFSLAALVCALALFLAYLLAQRLPLRKAGFYGTLVAAAVFMLTSWFAMGERREMLDDTQAVVMSLSTAVKSSPDKSATDLFVLHEGTLVEITDRLDNWCEITIADGKKGWLECKTVETI, from the coding sequence ATGAAACGATTGACCCTATTCCTGATCCTGCTGTCCGGCATGCTCTGCGCGCATGCGCAGGAGGGAGCCGACACGCTGGCGCAGCCTGCCGTGACGGCGGCTCCGGAACCCGCTGCCGAGGCGTCGCCCGAGCAGTTGTGGGACCGCGCCAACACGGCCTATATCAATGGCGACTTCCATGCCGCCGCGGAGTTCTACGAGCAGATTCTCGCCCGCGGATTGAGTTCCATGAAACTCTATTACAACCTGGCCAACGCCTGTTTCAAGGAGGGGCGGCTGGGCAAGTCGATCCTTTTCTACCACCGGGCCTTGCGGCTGGCTCCCGGCAACGACGACATCCGCTATAATTTGAGCGTCGCCGAGGCCCGCACGAAGGACAACATCGAGCAGATACCCGAATTTTTCTTCACCGAATGGATGCGCGGCGTGCGCCGTCTGATGAGCTGCACGGCGTGGAGCGTCTTCTCGCTCGCGGCGTTGGTCTGCGCCCTGGCGCTGTTCCTCGCCTACCTGTTGGCACAGCGTTTGCCGTTGCGCAAGGCGGGGTTCTACGGAACCCTCGTCGCCGCGGCGGTCTTCATGCTCACGAGCTGGTTCGCCATGGGCGAGCGGCGCGAGATGCTCGACGACACGCAGGCCGTCGTGATGTCGCTCTCGACGGCCGTGAAGAGTTCGCCCGACAAGTCGGCGACCGACCTCTTCGTGCTGCACGAGGGGACGCTCGTCGAGATCACCGACCGCCTCGACAACTGGTGCGAGATCACCATTGCCGACGGCAAGAAGGGGTGGCTCGAATGTAAAACCGTCGAAACGATTTAA
- the recR gene encoding recombination mediator RecR yields the protein MSKLLQDVVGELSKLPGVGRRTALRLAIHILRMERDSVAEMTESIDRFRNEIRYCSQCNNLSDEEVCPICADRERDHATICVVEQVADVLSVENTRQYRGMYHVLGGVISPMQGISPSDLKIDLLCERIARGGVKEVILAISTSVEGETTLFYLMNRLRQFPGLKVTSIARGIGFGDELEYVDELTITHALMNRREIE from the coding sequence ATGTCGAAACTTTTACAGGACGTCGTCGGCGAACTTTCGAAGCTTCCGGGCGTGGGACGCCGCACGGCGTTGCGCCTGGCCATCCACATCCTGCGCATGGAGCGGGATTCGGTGGCCGAGATGACGGAGAGCATCGACCGGTTCCGCAACGAGATCCGCTACTGTTCGCAGTGCAACAACCTCTCCGACGAGGAGGTGTGTCCGATCTGCGCCGACCGGGAACGGGACCATGCGACGATCTGCGTCGTGGAGCAGGTGGCCGACGTGCTGTCGGTCGAGAATACGCGCCAGTACCGGGGAATGTACCACGTGCTGGGCGGCGTCATCTCGCCCATGCAGGGCATCTCGCCCTCGGACCTGAAGATCGACCTGCTGTGCGAACGGATCGCCCGCGGCGGGGTGAAGGAGGTGATCCTCGCCATCTCGACTTCGGTCGAAGGGGAGACGACGCTTTTCTACCTGATGAACCGCCTGCGGCAGTTCCCGGGGCTGAAAGTTACGTCGATCGCGCGCGGTATCGGTTTCGGCGACGAACTGGAGTATGTCGACGAACTGACGATCACCCACGCGCTGATGAACCGCCGGGAGATCGAGTAG